One genomic region from Deltaproteobacteria bacterium encodes:
- a CDS encoding nucleotidyl transferase AbiEii/AbiGii toxin family protein — protein MSKNLLDLSGKIDNFTLEAFETTAHIAKSQGVPFFIVGATARDMILMHGYDIPTIRATRDIDFGVRVPDWDHYKKLREGLEATGKFTPTNEVQRLKFKERLIIDIIPFGPIAGRSDSLTWPPDHEIEMTTLGFEESYRHSLMVRLRSNPVLEIQFATLAGLALMKIISWHDKYPERASDAQDLALIMRTYIDAGNDERLFSEEADLVENEDFDYVCASARLLGRDIAAILSPHTKKAVPGILDRETGEQTRYRLVEDMIRSSAAFSDDFEEILQLLEELKLGIQERL, from the coding sequence ATGAGCAAGAACTTACTCGACTTATCCGGGAAGATTGATAATTTTACATTGGAAGCTTTTGAGACTACCGCTCATATCGCTAAATCTCAGGGTGTTCCATTCTTTATTGTTGGGGCAACAGCACGGGATATGATTCTCATGCATGGTTACGATATCCCCACCATTCGAGCTACCAGGGACATTGATTTCGGAGTACGGGTGCCAGATTGGGACCACTACAAAAAACTGAGAGAAGGCCTGGAGGCAACCGGAAAATTTACGCCAACCAATGAAGTACAGAGACTAAAATTTAAAGAGCGTCTCATTATTGACATCATTCCATTTGGCCCCATTGCGGGCCGTAGTGATTCTCTAACTTGGCCACCAGACCACGAAATTGAGATGACTACCCTTGGATTCGAAGAATCATACCGCCATTCATTAATGGTCAGGTTGAGGTCAAACCCCGTTCTTGAGATACAATTTGCAACCCTAGCGGGATTGGCTCTTATGAAAATAATTTCATGGCACGATAAATATCCCGAACGTGCTAGCGATGCCCAGGACTTAGCGTTAATCATGCGTACATACATAGATGCTGGAAACGATGAACGCCTATTCAGTGAGGAAGCGGATTTGGTAGAAAACGAAGATTTTGACTACGTTTGTGCCAGCGCAAGATTATTAGGCCGAGATATTGCCGCAATTTTAAGCCCTCATACTAAGAAGGCTGTTCCAGGAATACTAGATAGGGAAACTGGCGAACAAACCCGTTATAGACTGGTAGAGGATATGATAAGAAGCAGTGCAGCTTTCAGCGACGATTTCGAGGAAATACTCCAGTTACTTGAGGAATTGAAGTTAGGAATTCAGGAGAGGCTTTAG